AAATACGAACACCCTCATGGAAGCAGCACTCAGCAACACCACCATTTCTGCTGGGTCAGCTCCACCACCATCTGGGGTGTCTCAGCCAATGAACATGAATGTTAACATGAACATGAACGTCGGAAACGGCGAAGGAACAACAACACCAGCATCTGCTCCAGCACCAGCGTCAACACCAACGACGATGGTTCCTGCAGTGCCAGCTGCAACCACGACGACAACATTGGTAACAACAACGCCAGGGAGCACTGGGAGTCAAGGGAGTTTTGACTTGTttgggaagaagaagagagggagGCCGAGAAAGTATGATGCAGATGGGAACCTGAGGGTGAGTGCAACCCCGACACCACCTCCACCGGGTTTCACTTTGTCCACACCTTCTGAGTTCTCTAACAAAAGGAGCCGTGGCAAACACACAGCTTTTGGCAACTAccaactcttttcttcttttggtgAGTAGTGGTACGGTACAACGTTGTTTTGTTTCTCTCAGGTGTTGTGATGTTGCTGCTGCTGAGTGCTGACCTCACTCATTGTACTATGTCGTCCCCGAGTTGACTTACCCGCCAACCAAAAAACCCTGTTCCTAGCTCagccttttttcttttccctcccTTCATTTTCTTACCGGCATACCGAAATCATGAATCTCAATTAATCTTACCCTTTTGTCCATGGTTGTTGTTGCTCCACTGTCTTGGGTTTTGTCCCGgattcctttctttatttttgttttttttttgttctgggtTCATGGGGTTGGGATCGAGATTTGAGCCTAATTTGTTAAAGGGTCCCTTGATTGATGCAAACgatgagttttctttttatgtgtTTCTTTCTGGTAACGTCTAAGGGACCGTGAATCGGTTACAAAAATGTGAACTTTCCTTTTTGTGGTTAGTAATCTAAGGATGGTGTGTACATTCATTTGCTTTCCATGGCtagaaaaaattgttcttttacCGCTTAACGACTGGATCCACTGGTTCCAGCCTCTTTCAGTATAATTAGTTGTCTTGATAGTATAATACGAAAAAGAGTTTTGTCGCCTTAATAGTTTTATCTGCCTTCAGCAAGGTTGTTTTCTGGTACCCAAAAAAACTGTTCTTTTCTGGGTTCATTCACCTGGCTTCTAGTTTTGGAGATGGAAATTATTATACCAGATACGGCTAATGTGTGGATTGGTTTTCTGTCCGTGATTCTTGAAGGTGAGGTGTTTGCAAACACGGCTGCTGGTGATTTCATACCGCATGTGGTGACTGTTTACACTGGAGAGGTAATGCAGAAGCCTGTGTGCGTTGTTGTCTTTTTCCAGATTTATGTAATGATGTATCATTTGGCTCTAGTTTTCTTGAGCAATTTTGACAGATCTTTTTGGTTTGGCGATTTGGATAAGGATCTTGTTACTTTTCTACTTTGCAGGATGTTGCTGGAAAGATCTTGTCATTTGCTCAGAAGGGTCCAAGAGGAATCTGTATTCTCTCTGCCAATGGAGCTATCTCAAATGTCACCATACGCCAACCCGGCTCTTCTGGTGGCATATTGACTTACGAGGCATGGTCTCTTAGatctaaatgatttttttactaCAAATTATTGTCTATTTTTCTTTCCCTGCAAAGGTTTTGATTGTTTTTCCAATTCCATGATATCAAGCTttctttgattgaatttgattcATGTCTGAAATAATTTCATGGGGTAGCTTATTTATGTCTTCTGCCAATATAGAATATATATGCCATATAGGTCAGCATTGGGTGCATTTATGTCAGGTGATCTCTGTTTGTCTCTTCTTGTTTGTGGGGTTGGACAAGTTATCTGCCTTGTGTATTGGATATATGCTCAAAATTGGTGTGTTGGGTGTATGCTAAAGAATTGGTTTATCCTTTCATTTCATCAGTTCCCGTGTCAGATCTAACACTGGAAATGGgaaataagttaattattaaGATGCTAAAATAAAGCATATAAGAGACACAATCCACTAGCTAGAGAAGATAGACACACGCTTCTAGTGGTGTCCTCTTTCATAAAGTGATGTAATCATTTTAAATCTAGTGAAACATTTCAACTAATATCAAAGTCACAGTTTTGTTGGCTATCTTAATCTGCGAACTGAGTTTCAGTTATTGGGGTCATATAAGGCTAGATTGGCTAAACTTATACAAACACTCACTTATATGGTAAAAAATAGGTggtcaaatgaataaaaatatcgTTAGAGTTAAAATCAGTATACTTATATCAGGTTTTTTTATGAAGAAGGGAAACGAGAGGGTTCTAAAAATAAACTGATTTTTACTCGAGaaaattgtgatttattttaCCTTGTTTTCTTCTGTGGGTACTTTTTGAAAAGTATATCTGAACTAAGTCataattttctaacaaaaatactATGATAAGCTACTGAACTAGTGTTGCTATGGTCTTGAGTATTGCAATATGATGATAAGTGACAACTAAAATGTTGTAGACTACATGTTGAGCCTTCCTTGTCGTGCAACCGAGAAATGCATAAAGACAATACATAGATTTAGTACATGATGATGATGTGAATCATTTATGTGATGCATTATTAGTCTGCAAATGCAAATCTTTAAATCAGATATTTAAACATTAACACTTTAACGTGGTAGTCTGTCTGAGGTCAATGTCGCCTAGGACCTGTCATTTTCTGCTGTTTTACATTTTCTCTTGTTATTAGCATAACCCTTTTGGCATGCATGCAATCATGCTTATTTGTTTTTGGAAATTGTTCAATAATTCAGTCCAGAATTTACTTTCAGGGTCGATTTGAGATTTTATCTTTGTCTGGATCATTCACTGTTGCTGACAACAGTGGCATGAAAAGTCGAACTGGTGGATTAAGTGTCTCGCTTGCTGGCCCTGATGGTCGAGTGATAGGAGGTGGTGTTGCTGGACTTTTAACAGCTGCTGGTCCCATCCAAGTATGCtattttctttacttctttgTAGAACatttcatatgcttttgaaGAACAGATTTGGTATGTCAAATACTCAAATGTGCTACTCTACAAGAACCGACTCTCGAGTTTTAACCTCAGTTTTTATCCTACACACACCAAAATGATCCTAAACTGGTTTGTTCTGACTGTATGAACTGTAACCGCTGTAATGAGATTGAAATTGTAACTAGCATATCCACTGTAATGAGGCTTCTATTCTAGGTTGCATGATCAAGATCTTTAACCTGTACTGTTTACATTTAAATtgttgaaacaaaattatagaGTCATTAGACTGATATCTAGTTCATTTTGGTCACTGTGAAGAGTTCATTATTTTATGACTTATTCACATGTTTGTATTGTAATGGTTTCAGATTGTAGTAGGAAGCTTCACGCAAAATGCACAGAAGAGCCAAAAGAAGAAGTATCAACGTGAACAACAGGCAGTGGTGTCCCCTACTTCAGCTGTTCCAGAAACTGTGACATTTGCTAGACCTATCTCACAAGCAAATGCTGAAGGTGAAAACTTTTTGATGCCCATGTCTCAGATACCAGATCAAACCCAGAGAGAATCTGTCAGTGTTTCAAGTGACAAACAAAACCTAGATGCTACACTTGATGCTGCTAATTGGAATGGTTCTGAGGAATATTCAGACCAGAGGACATCCCCAGACATCAACATATCTTTGCCGGATGAATAGAAGGTTATGGTGCTGTTTTTGTCTTATGATATGATGCTCCACTTTCAGGTCAATAATCTTTCATCACATTGTAaccttcttgttttgttttcagGTGATGCAGAGGCTGACATGGTAACCGAATGAAACTAACATGGAACTTTGTCGTGACAACTACTAGGTTATATGACATTATGTACAGTTGTCAGAAAATATAAAGGATTATTGAGGCctcattattttttcattacaGTTTCTGTTGAACTCttacaagtttttcttcttttcttcttgagaGGATCTCAAAGACTTCTTAGGCTATTTATTATGTTGGGATTGTTTCGATAAagattatttgtaatttttaactttttctcatTTGGGAAACTTCTAAGAGTTTTTCACATTATCATGGAtctaaaaactatataaaaaaaaaaaaaagtctgaTACCTTCCTTGATACTAATATAAACCATAGGGATTCAATTTACACTTTTAGGCACTTCGCTGTGTAGGTggatatacttttaatttaaagattggCCTAAAATTCATGTGCTTGCTGCATGTTTTTAGAACCTCAACTTCATTTTACTATTGTTATGATCTATAAGAAAAATGGTCATACCACTTTCGTTATAACCAAAAggacaaaaatttatttttatataattatatatttattaatttaactaatataaattataattagagtTCTTTTGATGTAGGTCTTactactaatatttttttattaatttaactaaaataaattataactaagaaaaaattgttagatcatTAAAACTTAATATAGAGTAGAGTTCTTTGATGTAAGTCTTActactttttttaatgtttgattgattgtaatattatgtattagattaaaatttattaattgtttgcatatatttataatgttaaattaatttaaaagtatttaaggttttttatttcaaaaattgaataagagagaacatatttcattttaggtGTTTTATTGGTGGAATGACGTGTTTATTGATCATAGATAAAGGAATTACACAAATATGATtaacatcaaaataaattttgagaACTCCATCCTTGGTCATATAAATGTATTTGTTAAGTGAGTGAGGAGAAAGTAGAGATTGTATTTTCTATTGGGTAATATGAATATAATGTTCCTTGTtggaaaatataaattcaatgttgtttgttatataaatttctttggAGGTTAATCATagtttgtttggaaaataatgacaatttaaaaaaaaataaaaaacatgatgTCACATTATTGATGAAAAGCTAGTATTGTGTAAGAGTGTTTTTAACCATTTTCACTAAATGattgataaaatagaaaatttggaaagagttaaagataaaaagaaaaaaaaaaactccaattTACCTTGATTGATGTCATAATCAAGAGAAATTGAGGAGTAGAAGAAGATTCGACATTTTAAATtggaaattcaaatataatgacCAAAAGTTGTAATAAGAACTTGGAGATACttttcatttcaagaaagtgatttgaatttcaaaatgaacaaATTTTGTATACAAGAGtctacaaaagaaatatatcctagggatcttatatttaaaagttcaaTCACCATTAAGACCTATCCAACCGGCATCTTAAAAACTATAGTCTAGAAAGtctttaattataagaaaacataaacacaTATGAAGCCCAATAAAGGCTTGACacaaacaaatgaaataataattacaagaaAGGTCGAAAACCAAAAATTACAcataaatacaattatattttaactccaAGCTTACTTCACGATTCTTATGAATGTCTTATCCATAATATCATCAACTTCATAGAGAACACTATTCGTGTTTAATTAACAAACTAGATGAGAGTGTATAAATCTTGTATACATCAatagacaatatttttctttagtgaGCAACCTTGTGATCTATTGATCTTCTTATGTTATCCAAAGAGACTATTAGGCAAATAATACTCAATTATTACATTAGAGTAATTGTTGTTCAAAGAATACTTGGTTATGTCAAAAGTAACTTATCAAACGATTAATTGATTAAGTGAGGAGTGACTTGTTGAAATAATACTTGATTAAGTCAAAACTAACTTGTTAAAGCAATACTTATGCAAACTAAAAGTAGCATGTTGAAAGAATACTTAGATATGATCAACCAGGAATAATTGCTAGCCTAAATAATATCGAAATGAAGTCAGCTAAAAGTTACTACAAGCCGAAACAATACTATACAAGGTCTGTCAGAAGTAACTACAATCtgaaaaaatattctttaagcTTAAACAATACCTAGGGAATTATCCCTCAGTGGCTATGGATccaaaaaaactattttttgtgTACTTCACAACATTATTCTTCTTAAGGAAATTCAATCTATTGACTGAGAATTAGATTTAGTGTGCATTTTCAAACTAAccgatataaaattatattgtgaatttcttcttctccttgtGTGTTTACATtgcattttattatttcttgcaTTAACTTGGGAAGGAAATTTATTGTGAGAATACATGTCAAAAAtactttaaacaaataaatcaattaagtTCAAGAGTTGTATTTATTGCACTTTATCATACACAAAAGCTCGTAATCGATCActtatcataagaaaaaaaactattctTTAAGTACTCATAATTAGAAGATATTAAAGAAAAGATTTGAAAAGTAATCAAAACACAATTGAAACCTTTCTTAttgtgtttttccttttttcacgGAGATgcataaaattaatcaaatcattttaaagttttaaatacaTGCATTCAACTAACCTCAATATGTCATTTTCAAGCACGTGTTATCATTGTAACTTCCTTAAAATGATTCCATCAAGGGTAAATGTCCAAGCACTTGAAAAGGAACTTGAATGATTTgctttcattttattcaatttgtaaTGATTATCCAAACTCTAGTTCCTAACAATTCCTTCCTTGTACTATTAACACATGAATATtgaatacaaatatatttgtgaGCATATTTGAGTGTCTTGGGAGTATGAAAATCTTGTTCACTAGTTTTTATCTCAAAAAGATTTTTCAAGTGACAAATCTCCATTGCaattatttttggaattcaTTCTAAAGGTggtttgttcttttctttattcttaCCATAACccattttataatttctattagAGTTATGCTTATTGTATTTTGGTCAATGCCTTAAGCTTCCCTGAGCCATCATTAAAGTTTGCCTTCTAAAATCCTTCTTGAGTTGGTAAATCCTACAACTTTGTTCTAAGGAACACATC
This genomic interval from Vigna radiata var. radiata cultivar VC1973A chromosome 8, Vradiata_ver6, whole genome shotgun sequence contains the following:
- the LOC106771130 gene encoding AT-hook motif nuclear-localized protein 1, giving the protein MEAALSNTTISAGSAPPPSGVSQPMNMNVNMNMNVGNGEGTTTPASAPAPASTPTTMVPAVPAATTTTTLVTTTPGSTGSQGSFDLFGKKKRGRPRKYDADGNLRVSATPTPPPPGFTLSTPSEFSNKRSRGKHTAFGNYQLFSSFGEVFANTAAGDFIPHVVTVYTGEDVAGKILSFAQKGPRGICILSANGAISNVTIRQPGSSGGILTYEGRFEILSLSGSFTVADNSGMKSRTGGLSVSLAGPDGRVIGGGVAGLLTAAGPIQIVVGSFTQNAQKSQKKKYQREQQAVVSPTSAVPETVTFARPISQANAEGENFLMPMSQIPDQTQRESVSVSSDKQNLDATLDAANWNGSEEYSDQRTSPDINISLPDE